In one window of Brassica rapa cultivar Chiifu-401-42 chromosome A07, CAAS_Brap_v3.01, whole genome shotgun sequence DNA:
- the LOC103831785 gene encoding nuclear transcription factor Y subunit A-3, protein MSKKGSTLPYLNTSISWGGMIPNDPLSLKVVDARTEHMHTTKQISFQDQDSPSTQSTCQSYTEVASSGDHNSSRQISFSTKSGPEETQRKVSATHTKSGAMTGFPNMHFAPTQANFSFHYADPQYGGLLATPYLPHAPTCNPQMVGMVPGRVALPVEITEAEPVFVNAKQYHAIMRRRQQRAKLEAQNKLIKARKPYLHESRHVHALKRPRGSGGRFLNTKKLLQESEQVAAKEQERDKSVQQANMSRFKAHMLQHNKDRGGSTTSGSDVTCVSDGADIFGHTEFQFSGFPIPTQTNRAMLVHGQSNDMHGGGELHHFSVHI, encoded by the exons ATGAGTAAGAAAGGTTCCACTTTGCCATACCTGAACACTAGCATCTCATGGGGTGGTATGATTCCAAATGACCCCCTAAGCTTGAAGGTGGTGGATGCAAGGACTGAACATATGCATACCACAAAGCAAATCAGTTTTCAAGACCAGGATTCACCTTCAACTCAGTCCACTTGTCAGTCTTACACTGAAGTTGCTAGTAGTGGAGATCATAATTCCTCCAGACAAATCTCCTTTTCAACCAAATCAG GACCTGAAGAAACTCAGCGGAAGGTATCTGCGACTCATACTAAGTCAGGCGCAATGACAGGATTCCCTAACATGCACTTTGCTCCTACGCAG GCTAATTTCTCATTTCACTATGCTGATCCACAATATGGTGGTTTGTTAGCTACACCTTATCTTCCACATGCACCG ACATGCAATCCCCAAATGGTGGGTATGGTTCCTGGTAGAGTTGCACTACCAGTGGAGATCACTGAAGCTGAGCCAGTCTTTGTCAATGCGAAGCAATACCATGCTATCATGAGGAGGAGGCAGCAACGCGCCAAGCTTGAGGCTCAGAACAAACTAATCAAAGCCCGAAAG CCGTATCTTCATGAATCTCGACATGTCCATGCTCTTAAAAGGCCAAGAGGATCCGGTGGAAGATTCCTCAACACCAAAAAACTTCTTCAAGAATCCGAACAGGTTGCTGCTAAAGAGCAAGAACGTGACAAGTCGGTCCAACAGGCAAACATGTCTAGATTCAAAGCTCATATGCTGCAGCACAACAAAGACCGTGGCGGCTCAACCACTTCTGGCTCTGACGTTACATGTGTTTCCGACGGTGCTGATATCTTCGGACACACTGAATTCCAGTTTTCAGGTTTCCCAATCCCAACTCAGACTAACCGAGCTATGCTTGTTCATGGTCAGTCCAATGACATGCATGGAGGTGGGGAGTTGCACCATTTCTCTGTCCATATCTGA
- the LOC103831786 gene encoding 5'-nucleotidase SurE isoform X2, translating to MTSKNNGLSAALVSNLQDVLSKRKGGSDASPSEEAPSTSVAAKEEIDEDSRPIVLVTNGDGIDSPGLLSLVEALVSEGLYNVHVCAPQTDKSVSSHSMTPGETIAASSVIIKGATAFEVSGTPVDCISLGLSGALFAWSKPILVISGINQGSSCGNQMFYSGAVAGAKEALVSGVPSLSISLNWKKGESKESEFKEAVGVCLPLINATIRDIEKGVFPKDCSLNIEIPTSPSSNKGFKVTKQSMWRQSHSWQAVSANRHPGAGNFMSNQQSLGAQLAQLGRDASAAGAARRFTTQKKSIVEIESVGVAPKTESRVKKYFRLEFVAKNEEHTDEDLDIKALEDGFVSVTPLSLRPKMDSETEAAVSEWISKALNADQ from the exons ATGACCTCGAAGAACAACGGCTTGTCTGCCGCGCTTGTCTCCAATCTCCAAGACGTGCTTTCCAAGAGAAAAGGAGGCAGCGATGCATCTCCGTCGGAGGAGGCTCCCTCCACTTCTGTTGCGGCCAAGGAGGAGATCGATGAGGACTCAAGACCCATCGTTTTAGTCACGAATGGAGATGGGATTGATTCGCCTGGACTCCTCTCTCTCGTTGAGGCTTTGGTTAGCGAAGGGCTCTACAATGTCCACGTCTGTGCTCCTCAAAC GGATAAATCGGTTTCTTCTCATTCTATGACTCCTGGAGAAACCATCGCTGCGAGTTCGGTTATTATCAAAGGTGCCACCGCCTTTGAAGTTTCAG GGACTCCTGTGGACTGCATCTCGTTAGGATTATCAGGAGCGCTTTTCGCTTGGTCTAAACCAATACTg GTGATTAGTGGAATCAATCAGGGATCAAGCTGTGGTAATCAAAT GTTCTACTCCGGTGCAGTAGCTGGAGCCAAGGAGGCTTTGGTTTCTGGAGTACCCTCTTTGTCAATATCACTGAACTG GAAGAAAGGTGAAAGCAAAGAAAGTGAATTTAAGGAGGCTGTTGGTGTCTGTTTACCTCTGATTAACGCAACTATCAGAGACATTGAGAAAGGAGTTTTCCCTAAAGACTGCTCTCTCAACATAGAAATTCCAACATCACCCTCATCAAACAAG GGTTTCAAGGTGACAAAACAAAGCATGTGGAGGCAGAGTCATAGTTGGCAAGCTGTTTCAGCTAACCGTCACCCTGGTGCTGGGAACTTCATGTCCAACCAACAAAGCCTAGGAGCTCAGCTTGCCCAGCTTGGCAGAGATGCTTCAGCTGCT GGAGCGGCACGTCGTTTTACAACGCAGAAGAAGAGTATTGTGGAGATTGAATCGGTTGGTGTTGCTCCTAAAACTGAGAGCCGTGTTAAGAAATACTTCCGCCTAGAG TTTGTGGCTAAAAATGAAGAACATACGGATGAAGATTTGGATATCAAGGCTCTAGAAGATGGTTTT GTCTCTGTGACTCCATTGTCTCTACGTCCAAAAATGGATTCAGAAACTGAAGCCGCAGTGTCAGAATGGATCTCCAAAGCCCTTAACGCTGATCAATGA
- the LOC103831786 gene encoding 5'-nucleotidase SurE isoform X1, whose amino-acid sequence MTSKNNGLSAALVSNLQDVLSKRKGGSDASPSEEAPSTSVAAKEEIDEDSRPIVLVTNGDGIDSPGLLSLVEALVSEGLYNVHVCAPQTDKSVSSHSMTPGETIAASSVIIKGATAFEVSGTPVDCISLGLSGALFAWSKPILVSIFLIIIEMLWYYLVISAYFLQVISGINQGSSCGNQMFYSGAVAGAKEALVSGVPSLSISLNWKKGESKESEFKEAVGVCLPLINATIRDIEKGVFPKDCSLNIEIPTSPSSNKGFKVTKQSMWRQSHSWQAVSANRHPGAGNFMSNQQSLGAQLAQLGRDASAAGAARRFTTQKKSIVEIESVGVAPKTESRVKKYFRLEFVAKNEEHTDEDLDIKALEDGFVSVTPLSLRPKMDSETEAAVSEWISKALNADQ is encoded by the exons ATGACCTCGAAGAACAACGGCTTGTCTGCCGCGCTTGTCTCCAATCTCCAAGACGTGCTTTCCAAGAGAAAAGGAGGCAGCGATGCATCTCCGTCGGAGGAGGCTCCCTCCACTTCTGTTGCGGCCAAGGAGGAGATCGATGAGGACTCAAGACCCATCGTTTTAGTCACGAATGGAGATGGGATTGATTCGCCTGGACTCCTCTCTCTCGTTGAGGCTTTGGTTAGCGAAGGGCTCTACAATGTCCACGTCTGTGCTCCTCAAAC GGATAAATCGGTTTCTTCTCATTCTATGACTCCTGGAGAAACCATCGCTGCGAGTTCGGTTATTATCAAAGGTGCCACCGCCTTTGAAGTTTCAG GGACTCCTGTGGACTGCATCTCGTTAGGATTATCAGGAGCGCTTTTCGCTTGGTCTAAACCAATACTggttagtatttttttaatcatcatTGAGATGTTATGGTACTATCTTGTAATTTCTGCTTATTTTCTTCAGGTGATTAGTGGAATCAATCAGGGATCAAGCTGTGGTAATCAAAT GTTCTACTCCGGTGCAGTAGCTGGAGCCAAGGAGGCTTTGGTTTCTGGAGTACCCTCTTTGTCAATATCACTGAACTG GAAGAAAGGTGAAAGCAAAGAAAGTGAATTTAAGGAGGCTGTTGGTGTCTGTTTACCTCTGATTAACGCAACTATCAGAGACATTGAGAAAGGAGTTTTCCCTAAAGACTGCTCTCTCAACATAGAAATTCCAACATCACCCTCATCAAACAAG GGTTTCAAGGTGACAAAACAAAGCATGTGGAGGCAGAGTCATAGTTGGCAAGCTGTTTCAGCTAACCGTCACCCTGGTGCTGGGAACTTCATGTCCAACCAACAAAGCCTAGGAGCTCAGCTTGCCCAGCTTGGCAGAGATGCTTCAGCTGCT GGAGCGGCACGTCGTTTTACAACGCAGAAGAAGAGTATTGTGGAGATTGAATCGGTTGGTGTTGCTCCTAAAACTGAGAGCCGTGTTAAGAAATACTTCCGCCTAGAG TTTGTGGCTAAAAATGAAGAACATACGGATGAAGATTTGGATATCAAGGCTCTAGAAGATGGTTTT GTCTCTGTGACTCCATTGTCTCTACGTCCAAAAATGGATTCAGAAACTGAAGCCGCAGTGTCAGAATGGATCTCCAAAGCCCTTAACGCTGATCAATGA
- the LOC103831787 gene encoding TMV resistance protein N, whose product MNRIMKKLSCFKTKVKSLRLLESRSSLSSSSFTPQKYDVFLSFRGPDTRKNFVSFLYKELVAKEIRTFKDDKELERGRLISPELLQAIEGSEIAVVVVSKTYSASNWCLEELVKILKLEKKGLIKVLPIFYEVDPSHVRWQREEVAKQFKKHEKRQSREKVKSWRDALNYLAELSGECSKNWEDDSKLVDGITERVSKMLFSVKPRNGNNLIGIDEHMNELYPRLDLSSKEGVRVIGIWGRGSMGRSALARHVYESISHNFEAHCFLEDVRKISQHCRKSHLQEELLSKMQGEGLSTKSSHRCLKAIKARLRNKKVLLVANDVDKIEQLESLGEEFSWFGHGSRVVIATQDRQLLSSWGVKSVYEVELLKCYEVRKLFRSEAFKQREVDPIGLEQCTYHPHMNFLGINFILKCLVALFLIVVHTIV is encoded by the exons atGAACAGAATCATGAAAAAGCTATCGTGCTTTAAGACAAAAGTTAAATCATTGCGACTACTCGAATCCAGGTCATCactgtcttcttcctctttcacTCCTCAGAAATACGACGTCTTTCTAAGCTTCAGGGGCCCAGATACTCGCAAGAACTTCGTCAGTTTTCTCTACAAGGAGTTAGTGGCGAAAGAGATCCGAACTTTCAAAGACGACAAGGAGTTGGAGAGAGGCCGTCTGATCTCACCGGAGCTTCTACAAGCCATCGAAGGGTCAGAAATCGCCGTCGTGGTTGTCTCTAAGACTTACTCAGCTTCCAACTGGTGTCTTGAAGAGCTTGTCAAGATCTTGAAACTCGAGAAGAAGGGTTTGATCAAAGTGCTGCCTATTTTCTACGAGGTTGATCCTTCTCACGTGAGGTGGCAGAGAGAAGAAGTCGCGAAACAGTTCAAGAAACACGAGAAGAGACAGAGCAGAGAGAAGGTCAAATCTTGGAGGGATGCGTTGAATTATTTGGCTGAGCTCTCTGGTGAATGTTCAAAGAACTG gGAAGATGACTCGAAGCTGGTCGATGGAATCACAGAAAGAGTATCAAAGATGTTGTTCTCCGTAAAACCAAGAAATGGTAATAACCTAATTGGTATCGATGAACACATGAATGAATTGTATCCACGGTTAGATTTAAGCTCAAAGGAAGGTGTGCGAGTCATTGGGATATGGGGAAGAGGAAGCATGGGAAGATCAGCACTTGCAAGACACGTTTACGAGAGCATCTCTCATAACTTTGAAGCTCACTGTTTCCTCGAAGACGTGAGAAAGATCTCACAACATTGCCGCAAATCTCATCTACAAGAAGAGCTTCTTTCCAAGATGCAAGGGGAAGGGTTGAGCACAAAGAGCTCTCATAGGTGTCTTAAAGCGATCAAAGCAAGGCTCAGGAACAAGAAGGTTCTGCTTGTGGCTAACGACGTGGACAAGATCGAACAGTTAGAATCCCTTGGTGAGGAGTTTAGCTGGTTTGGTCATGGGAGCAGAGTCGTCATAGCCACACAAGATAGGCAATTGCTTAGTTCATGGGGTGTGAAGAGTGTCTATGAAGTTGAGCTCTTGAAATGCTACGAAGTTCGAAAGCTCTTTAGGTCAGAAGCATTCAAGCAGAGAGAGGTGGATCCTATTGGTTTGGAGCAGTGTACATATCATCCACACATGAATTTTCTTGGtattaatttcattttgaaATGTTTGGTGGCTTTGTTTTTAATTGTTGTTCATACTATTGTTTAG